AGAGGTCTTCGGTCGGTTCGCCCTCGACGTTGACGACGCCGAGTGCGCCCCGGCGGGCGGCGCGCGTCAGCGCGTGGTCGACGATCTTGACCGGGCCGGGGACGGGGAACTCCATTTCGGCCGCGGTGGTCGTCCCGGGGGCGACGGGCGCGGTCTCGATGTTCAGGTCGGGTTCGCTCAGGAGGTCGCCGTCGCGGTAGTAGCGGCTCCAGACGTTCCCGATGGGGTGGAGCGAGCTCAGCAGGTTCGGCCCGCCGTTGGCGAAGTACACCCGCGCAGTTTCGCCGGTGTTGGCCTGCATCGGCTGGCCGCCGTCGGGGGCGAAGCCGTAGGCCTGGCCGTTGAACACGACGTAGGTCGGCGATTCCTCGAGCATGGCGTCGAAGTCGAAGCTGTGGTGGCCCTTTTCACCGACGTCGCCGTCGGTGTAGATCTCGTGCTGGCCGAGGTAGTACTCGTGGTCGACCTCGGGGAGGCCCTCTTCGGGCTCGACGAGGATCGAACCGAACATGCCGCTGCTGATGTGCTGGTCCATGTTCGGGATCGCACAGTGGTAGATGAACACCCCCGCGTAGTCGGCCGTGAAGCTGATCTGGGTCGGGTCGTCGCCGGGCGCGATCGTGGTCGCGTCGGCCCCGCCGCCGGGCCCGTAGACCGCGTGGAAGTCCATGTTGTGCGCCGCCTCGTTCAGATCTTCCGGGACATCGAACGTGAGGTTCACCCGATCGCCGCGGCGCACGCGGACCATCGGGCCGGGAACCTGCCCCTCGAAGGTCATGTACTCGAACGTGACCCCGGGTTCGATCTCGGCCGTCTGCCGAACCGTCTCGATCGTGATGTCGTGTTCGCGCGGCTCGTCCCAGTCGACCGGCGCGGGAATATCGGTCGGGTCCCGCGCGATCCGATCGACGTCGACGTCTTTCGCCGCCGGCAGCCCCTCGTCCTCAGCCGCCGACTGGTCGGCTTCCTCGCTGTTCCCCTGCGTGTCGCCACCGAGACAACCGGCCACCGCCAGCGCGCCGGTCGCCCCGATCGCCTGCATCGCCCGTCGTCGGGTGAGGTTGGATTGGGTCATTGGTCTTCTCCTCACTCGGTGGTACGGGGAACATACGTTCAGGCGTGTCGACGATTCCCGGATAGTGGTAAGCGAGCTGATCATTCCCCATATATCGTGGGTGTTTAAATATTGTGTCGAATACTGCACTTTTTCGGCCGAAATAGCGGCTCTGAGACGGATCGATGCGAGGGCGAAAGCGCCGACTGATATCGAATTCTCGAGTTCCCGATACGAGAGCAACCGCTCGATAATTGGGCAACCGCCAGAACGAACACGGGACCGAACGAACGACTGCGCATGGAACCGAGCGAACTCCGAGAGACGATACCGGCCCTCGAGTCCGGCGTCTACTGTAACTGGGGCGCCGGCGGGCCGAGTCCGCGTCGGGTCGTCGAGGCGGCGGAATCGACGCTCGAGCACCACGCGTACGAGTCCCCCACGGCGGAGGGGATGTATCCCGCAGCGTTCGACGTCTACGACGAGACGCGGGAAGCCGTCGCCGACCTGCTCGGGGCCGCGCCGAGCGAGATCGCGCTGACACAGAGCACGACCGACGGGATCAACCGGGTCGCGGGCGCGTTCGACTGGGACGAGGACGACGTCGTCCTCCGGACCGACCTCGAGCACTCCGCGGGCATCCTGCCCTGGCAGCGACTCGAGCGCGAGCACGGCGTCGAGGTGCGAGTCCTCGAGACCGAGGGCGGGCGGCTCGATCTCGCAGACGTGAAAGCCGCGGCAGACGCTGCGACCCTGTTCTGCGTGAGTTCGCTCACCTGGACGCACGGGACGCGACTGCCGATCGCGGACGTCGTCGAGATCGCCCACGATGCCGGGGCAGCAGTGCTCGTCGACGCCGTACAAGCGCCCGGCCAGGTGCCGGTCGACGTCCACGAGTGGAGTGCCGATTTCGTCGTCGGAGCGGGCCACAAGTGGCTGCTCGGCCCATTCGGTAGCGGGTTCCTGTACGTCCGCGACGGCGTCGAAGCGGACCTCGTCCCCGCCGCGATCGGCTACCGGAGCGTGGAAGACGAAAACGCCAGCGACTACCGCTACGCGGCCGGCGCGCGGCGGTTCGAGGTCGCTACCGCGAGCCCCGCCCCCTACGCAGGGCTGACGGAGGCGATCGGCGTGCTCGAAGAGATCGGGATCGACGCGATTCGACGGCGAATAGAGGCCCTCACCGACCGGCTCAAAGACGGGATTTCGGACGAGCGACTGTTGAGTCCGCGGGGGTACGAGTCCGGGCTGGTGACGATCGCCGCCGACGACCCCGAGGAGACCGTTGAGCGACTCGCCGAGCAGGGGATCGTCGTTCGGCCGCTGCCGACACCGGACGCGGTCCGCGCGTCGATCCACGCGTTCAACGACCGGCACGACGTGGACGCGCTGCTCGAGGCGCTGTAGCGGCTTCGAAAGCGAACTCCGGCCGGATCGGACGCGTCAGTCGGCGGCCATCCGCTCCTCGAGGGTCGCCCTGACGTCACCGTACCGTTCGAACCGGTCGGCACCGATGTAGTCGACGGTGTCCTGCAAGTACTGCGTGATCTGTTTGGCGATCGGTTTCCGCTCGTAGCCGTCGAACGGCTGGTCGTCGAAGGGCGGATCCGCCAGCAGTCGGTTCTCGACGTACTCCTCGATGCGCGGTTCGTAGACGTCCGCGACGATGTCGGGTTCGGCCTCGGCCAGTTGCTGCAGGATCCAGCGGCCGTTCTCGATGTGGCGCGTCTCGTCCTGACGTACGTTGCCGATCGCCGCCTGGAACGACTCGAGAACGACGTCCCGTCCCATCTCCTCGGCTTTCAGTTCGATCATCTGGTCGAAGCTGAGGTAGCCGCCGCGGGCGAGCTGGGCCTCGACGATGCCCATGTAGTTGAGGTAGGCCTCACCCAGCGCGTAGACGAGTTCGGTCCGGTCGCCGCCGTCGATCGCGGCCATGAGGTCGTCCGCGGTATCGTAGAGGTCGTCCGTGCTGTACCCCTGCTCCTGATAGCCACCTTCGCGGTACGGGGCCGTGTCCTGGGTACCGAAGACCTCCTCGAAGTACCGGCTGAAGAAGTCGGTGTGCTTGGCCTCCTCGTAGACCTGCTGGGCCAGGTACATCTCCTCCTGGACCGTGTCGAACGGCATCTCCTCGTTCGGCAGGGCGTCCAGCGCCATCATGTACGGTGCGAGCGTTCGCGTGACGTCTTCCTCACCGTCGTAAAACCCCGAACACGTCACGAGGAACCGCTGTTGTTCGGCCTCGGAGAACTGCGCCCAGTCCTCCCGGTCACCCTCGAGGTCGTAGTCGTCCGGGTCCCACGTTCCCTCTCGCTTGCCCTTTCGGTAGAGCTCGTAGGACTTCTCGCGGTTGCCGTAGTCGATCGCCATGTGTTAGCCCGACAACACTCTCCACAATGAAGGTTCGGGTGAGTATCACTAGCGAGGCGAGCGACGACCGACCCGTCGGCCACAGCTCTCCGTTTCCCGTCCGATCGGTTCCGTTATTCCGCCCCGGAATCGGCCGACTCGGCCGCCATCTCGACCATCGTCCGGCGTTCGTCGTCGAAGTACGCCGGGGCGTCGGCGTCGGCCTCGAACTCGACGACGCGGGTCAGCGCCTCCGCTTCGTCGGCCACGTCCGACGCGAGCTCCTCGGCGAGCTCGGTGTAGTCGGCCGCCAGGTCCTGAAAAGCCTGCATCCGCGCCTGTTTGGCCTCCACGAGCAGCTGTTTCTCCTCGAGTTCCTCCTGCAGTTCCTCGATCGCTGCGACGTCGATCTCGCTCGCGTCGGGGACGTCCGCGGTCGACGGCGTTTCGGTCCCGGGGACGTCCTCCGGGAGCGTCTCGAGGCGCGATCGGATCTCGGCCATCTCCTGGTCGATCTCGTCGAGGAGTTCGTCGGCCTCCTCGCCCATCGTCTCGACGCTCCCCGAGAGCAGTCCCGCCTGCGTGCGGCAGTATTCGACGACGTCGTCGACCGCGAGTGTTTCCGCGGCGTCCTCGCTCATGGATGTCCTTGGGACTGCCGGCCGAAGTCACTTTGGTCCGATTACGGAGATCGGGGTCGCGCAGGCGGTCTCGATCCGACGGTCGTCTCGCCCAGTACAGCGAAAGCAAGTATCGAGGAAGCCGTCGATCTATCCGATACCGCGGAGCCATTCGGTGGAATACAGCGCTCGAGTCTATGCCTGACGCCATATTACGGACGGTCATTCACTATTTCGTACACCAGTCACTATACCGGTGGTTCGTGATAGGGTGATACTGTGTCAGATCACACCGAGCGGAAAATCGTTCATCGAGAACTGGACACGGCCGCCGAAAATCCAATTATATCCCTGATAAACGCTATCGCTGATATCGAGGATACGGACACGACCGAGTTACCGACGATGTACGATTGCGTGGACGGCATGCTCGATGAACTCTTTTCTAACCCACCTGCTCCGGAATCACAGATGGTGGTCGAATTCAGCTACGAAACGTATCGGATCACGGTCGAACAAGACGGTACCGCGAAGTTCGTGAAGACGGAGTGACCCCTCGTCTCGAGAGTAGACGGCACAGGGACCGCCCGTATCGCTCGGCACGTACGGGAATCGGATAGCCGTGTTCACCGTTCCGATAGTCGAGTGAAAGCGACTCGACGGTGCCGGGGCGTCACTTCTTGTGCGTGAAGATAACCGCTTGACCGTCCGCCGACCCCACGCACAGGTCCAGTTGTTTCGAGAGGTTGAGACTCGTCGGGTTCTCCTTGCACACGATGAGGTCGTCGAACCGCGCGTCACAGGCCGGGCAGGACACTGCGACCGTGTTCTGGTAGCTCTTGATCGCCTGATTTTCCTCACGGAGCGTCAACGATGCCACGAGTTCCTCGAGGTCGATGTCGTCCATACGCACCCTTCTGACCCGATACCTATAAAAACAGGCGACGGTAGCGACCCCATCGGTGGTGCGGTCGGCTGCTGATCGCTTCTCCGAGCCACGCGAACGATAGGAGACAGCTACGGAACAGCCAGTGATTCGACGCTGTGTGAGTGTTTCCCGGATGTGTAATTCGGTACGGATTCGAGCGAAGCCCGCGCTCGAGCCATCGACGACTCCCCGGACGCGGTCCGACGAAGGTTGTCAACGGGTACCACGCCATTGGCCTTTCAGACTCGTTAAGTCCTTCCGGCCACTGACTCAGATACAATGAATCCGAAAGCGTATCGACAGGAGAGACAGTCCCTATCCCCGATCGAACGATGAGCAAGGACTACATCGAAGTCCGCGGTGCGGAGGAGCACAACCTCAAGGACATCGACGTCACGATCCCGCGAGAGGCGTTTACCGTCGTGACCGGCCTCTCGGGCTCGGGGAAGTCCTCCCTGGCGTTCGAGACGGTCTACGCCGAAGGCCAGCGCCGCTACATCGAGAGCCTCTCCGCGTACGCACGGAACTTCCTGGGCCAGATGGACAAGCCCCAGGTCGAGACCGTCGAGGGACTCTCGCCGGCGATCTCGATCGACCAGAAGAACGCCGCGAACAACCCGCGGTCGACCGTCGGGACGGTCACCGAACTGCACGACTATCTGCGACTTCTCTACGCCCGCGTCGGCACACCTCACTGTCCCGACTGCGGCCGCGAAGTCGGCGAGCAGAGTGCACAGAACATGGTCGAACGGATCCTCGAGCTCCCGGAGGGAACCAAGGCCAAACTCGCGGCACCCGTGGTCCGCGACCAGAAGGGTGCCTTCGAGGACCTCTTCGAAGAACTCGTCTCGGAGGGCTACGCTCGCGTCGAGATCGACGGCGAGGAGTACGACCTCACGATGGACGATCCCGACCTCGACGAGAACTTCGACCACACCGTCGACGTGATCGTCGACCGCGTGAAGGTCAGCGCGGAGGACCGGCCCCGCATCATCGACAGCGTCGAGACGGCGCTCGACGAGGCCGAGGGCGTCCTGAAGGTCATCCTGCCGGACGCCTCCGAGGAAGTCGCCGCGGGCCTCGGCGAGGAAGCCCGCCGGACCGGCGCGCTGGGCGAGGAGACCGAGGAGAACGACCGGTTCGTCGTCGAGTTCTCGAAGGATCTCGCCTGCACGCACTGCGGAATCGACATCCCCGAGATCGAGACCCGCTCCTTTTCGTTCAACTCGCCCCACGGTGCCTGTCCCGAGTGTGAGGGGCTGGGCGAGACCAAGGAGGTCGACGAGGCCCTCGTCCTGCAGGACGAGTCGAAGCCGCTCAAACACGTCTTCGAACCCTGGAGCTACAACCGCTCGTACTACCAGACCCGGCTGGACGCCGTCGCGGAACACTTCGGCGTCTCGCTGTCGACCCCCTTCGAGGAGCTCGACGAGGACGTCCAGCAGGCGTTCCTCTACGGCACCGACGGCGAAGTGGTGTTCAAGCGAAGCACCAAGAACGGCACTCGCCGGAAACAGAAGCGCTTCGAGGGGGTCATTCCGAACCTCGAGCGCCGCTACATCGAGACCGACTCCGACTCGACCCGCGAACACATCGAGGACTACATGTCGGTCACGGAGTGTCCGGCCTGTGACGGGACCCGCCTGAAACCCGCCAGTCGCGCGGTACTGGTCGACGACAGTTCGATCACCGAGATCAACGCGATGAGCATCGGCGACGCCCGCGATCACTTCGAATCGATGGAGGCCGACCTCACCGAGCGCGAGAAGGTCATCGCCGAGGAGATCCTCAAGGAGATCCGTGCCCGGCTCGGCTTCATGTGCGAGGTGGGCCTCGACTACATCACGCTCGACCGCGAGGCCTCGACGCTCTCCGGGGGCGAGAGCCAGCGCATCCGACTCGCCACGCAGATCG
This portion of the Natrinema salinisoli genome encodes:
- the nirK gene encoding copper-containing nitrite reductase; the protein is MTQSNLTRRRAMQAIGATGALAVAGCLGGDTQGNSEEADQSAAEDEGLPAAKDVDVDRIARDPTDIPAPVDWDEPREHDITIETVRQTAEIEPGVTFEYMTFEGQVPGPMVRVRRGDRVNLTFDVPEDLNEAAHNMDFHAVYGPGGGADATTIAPGDDPTQISFTADYAGVFIYHCAIPNMDQHISSGMFGSILVEPEEGLPEVDHEYYLGQHEIYTDGDVGEKGHHSFDFDAMLEESPTYVVFNGQAYGFAPDGGQPMQANTGETARVYFANGGPNLLSSLHPIGNVWSRYYRDGDLLSEPDLNIETAPVAPGTTTAAEMEFPVPGPVKIVDHALTRAARRGALGVVNVEGEPTEDLYDEDP
- a CDS encoding HalOD1 output domain-containing protein, with the protein product MSDHTERKIVHRELDTAAENPIISLINAIADIEDTDTTELPTMYDCVDGMLDELFSNPPAPESQMVVEFSYETYRITVEQDGTAKFVKTE
- the uvrA gene encoding excinuclease ABC subunit UvrA, with product MSKDYIEVRGAEEHNLKDIDVTIPREAFTVVTGLSGSGKSSLAFETVYAEGQRRYIESLSAYARNFLGQMDKPQVETVEGLSPAISIDQKNAANNPRSTVGTVTELHDYLRLLYARVGTPHCPDCGREVGEQSAQNMVERILELPEGTKAKLAAPVVRDQKGAFEDLFEELVSEGYARVEIDGEEYDLTMDDPDLDENFDHTVDVIVDRVKVSAEDRPRIIDSVETALDEAEGVLKVILPDASEEVAAGLGEEARRTGALGEETEENDRFVVEFSKDLACTHCGIDIPEIETRSFSFNSPHGACPECEGLGETKEVDEALVLQDESKPLKHVFEPWSYNRSYYQTRLDAVAEHFGVSLSTPFEELDEDVQQAFLYGTDGEVVFKRSTKNGTRRKQKRFEGVIPNLERRYIETDSDSTREHIEDYMSVTECPACDGTRLKPASRAVLVDDSSITEINAMSIGDARDHFESMEADLTEREKVIAEEILKEIRARLGFMCEVGLDYITLDREASTLSGGESQRIRLATQIGSGLVGVLYVLDEPSIGLHQRDNDRLLDTLEELRDLGNTLLVVEHDEETMRRADNVIDMGPGPGKRGGEVVANGSVEEVMDTEGSVTGDYLSGQRQIPVPDERRDPEGALTIRGARQHNLKDLDVDIPIGCFTAITGVSGSGKSTLMHEVFYKGLARQMNDNTSVIPGDHDALEGLDQIETVRLIDQSPIGRTPRSNPATYTNVFDYIRELFASTKLAKQRGYEKGRFSFNVKGGRCEECGGQGTVKIEMNFLSDVYVPCEECDGARYNDATLDVTYKGKTIADVLEMSVEEAYDFFESSSQIRRRLELLKDVGLDYMKLGQPSTTLSGGEAQRVKLAEELGKKDSGETLYLLDEPTTGLHSEDERKLIDVLHRLTDNGNTVAVIEHELDLVKNADHIIDLGPEGGENGGEIVATGTPEDVARLEDSHTGRYLRDLLPKIDLEGPRGERVEPVTAPMDDD
- a CDS encoding ribonucleotide reductase, whose translation is MAIDYGNREKSYELYRKGKREGTWDPDDYDLEGDREDWAQFSEAEQQRFLVTCSGFYDGEEDVTRTLAPYMMALDALPNEEMPFDTVQEEMYLAQQVYEEAKHTDFFSRYFEEVFGTQDTAPYREGGYQEQGYSTDDLYDTADDLMAAIDGGDRTELVYALGEAYLNYMGIVEAQLARGGYLSFDQMIELKAEEMGRDVVLESFQAAIGNVRQDETRHIENGRWILQQLAEAEPDIVADVYEPRIEEYVENRLLADPPFDDQPFDGYERKPIAKQITQYLQDTVDYIGADRFERYGDVRATLEERMAAD
- a CDS encoding aminotransferase class V-fold PLP-dependent enzyme encodes the protein MEPSELRETIPALESGVYCNWGAGGPSPRRVVEAAESTLEHHAYESPTAEGMYPAAFDVYDETREAVADLLGAAPSEIALTQSTTDGINRVAGAFDWDEDDVVLRTDLEHSAGILPWQRLEREHGVEVRVLETEGGRLDLADVKAAADAATLFCVSSLTWTHGTRLPIADVVEIAHDAGAAVLVDAVQAPGQVPVDVHEWSADFVVGAGHKWLLGPFGSGFLYVRDGVEADLVPAAIGYRSVEDENASDYRYAAGARRFEVATASPAPYAGLTEAIGVLEEIGIDAIRRRIEALTDRLKDGISDERLLSPRGYESGLVTIAADDPEETVERLAEQGIVVRPLPTPDAVRASIHAFNDRHDVDALLEAL
- a CDS encoding DUF7385 family protein — protein: MDDIDLEELVASLTLREENQAIKSYQNTVAVSCPACDARFDDLIVCKENPTSLNLSKQLDLCVGSADGQAVIFTHKK